The nucleotide sequence ATTTCTTCTTAATCACGcagattaaatataaattgatgcgttcaaataaaatgttttagaGGTACCTCAGtcggaatagaaaaaatatttcgacaattggttcaaacgcctGCTGAAAGTGTATTGTTTCcaatgagaatattttgaaaaacaataaagccatattcaattaaagttatttatggGTTTTTAAGGGTAATTAAGGAAACGTATTAGCTTATTATACCTTTCGGTAATCCATCTATGTTTTATAAACGTTTATTTTATCTGATATCCAAGCTTTTATAAAACAGCTTCATTATcggttttaaaaaatacaaaaacgcaTTTAATAGGTGCAAAAGTATCGTTTCTCACATCGTTTGTACACAGAAGCTGCTTTCTGTTTTAAGGATCTATCAGAAGTTTTATATCGTGTTTACAACTATTCTTGTAACCTTCAACAGATTCGATGGGAACGGAGTTAAGTTTTCTCAAAGCACCGTGTAAGGCAAAACCTTGTAACGACCGGTCAGTATTTGCAACAAAGtcataaaaatcatttgttCAATCCTCTGaaatatatctcaaaaatatattaatgatttGAGTCTCCTGTTTTCtgagaaaataactaaaatagaaaataaaaattttttatggttGGTACTTCCACGCATAGGATTTATGAATGATACAAGATTGTTATTGTGAAATTCTGTTGGTGGTAGACGACAACACTGACGTTGACTAAAGCTATCATTATACTAGGATGCTAGCATCGCACTTTGAGTCGAGTTTGTGTTGGGatgctattttattttaactttcaaCTCTTCAAAATTCTCAAAGATTGAGGATTTCCATGTATTCGGTTTGTCAATCTTGTTGGCGTAGCTTTTTAACCTACTATCCCAAATACAAGGATGTTTTTCCCACatcacatttcaaattttctatgtCTAATTTGTtaacaacatatttttcaatacgtttcaactcttcttctttctttttcttctttaattctagttctttttgtttggttttaggCCTACTTTACTGTTTTCCGTAAGCTCAGGTTCCGGTTCTTCCAGAGACGTTATCAAACATTTCACTTTCCATCGCAAAGATGTGCAAACAGCAGTCTCAGGCCCTCACGTTATCAAACTGCGTCCGCGTTCATATGTCAAATAGAGCGCCCGCTCGGATGCTAGCAGCCTAGTATAATGCGCCGCATTTGAACATCATGGGATGCACAAAATCGAGCCTCCGGGTGGCTGTTTTAGCATCCGATGCTGGCATCCCTAGTCTAATCGTTCCCATTTGATTTTATGCCCCGTTAACCTCCGAGATGCCAGCATCCAGGATGTATAATGGTAGCCTAAGGTTTTTTTaggaataaaaaacaaaacttttattccTTCACTGTAAAGTATTTTCGAATGATGGTAAAGTAACAATTTTGGttgattatcatattattttcacGATTTCCTTGTTCAAAACTATCCCAGTTTCAGGAAATTTGTCATTGATGCTGATGAAAGTTAGTAATggtataaaaatgttaatttttttttatttaactatatGAATAGTTGAATTTGCTTACATTCAATGGGGGTCTTGTGAATTGTGTGAAAAAGTTGTATTTAATAACATTTCATTATCAATAATCTTTATTCTTCAGACGCCACGATGCAGATTACCGAGAAGAAATGAAAAGTTCTTGAATACTTCATTATTCACTTTACATATAGCTTTCAAATCAACAACTTTTTCAATAGATGATAGGATATGTCACTAATATGATATAATTACTAAGCGAATAACTtatgataataacaaaatagttttaaagATGGTGTAAACTAGCTAGAACAAAGTTCTGTTGTGGTTCTACAGTAGCTCTATATAATTCTTCTTTTGTGAATGTTTTGACCAACTCAATAAAACGGTCGAGTGAAATGGTCTTATTCAGATGACTAAGAGCTGTTTAAATAATGTAGAAACATCTTACTAAATATTTAGAGCCCCGTTCAActttcgaaaattgttatataaacTGTTACGTGTCGTTAATAAAACTGATTGTGCTACTTGGGTACACTTGTATTGTTAAGGAGATACAGACATAAAACGTGTTTTTGTTGGTAAATCGATATAGAAATTGGtgttatttaaatcattttaccgatatactttataaaattcaaatccaataaataaaacttagctataatgtaaatttatgtaaagtattttattttattttattaataatgtttgataataatgtaaaatCTTGCGTAAcgttgaaataattgttttttttaataagtttttgtttGGTATGTTTGCAGAAAGTCTGGAGTTGTTGAAAATTGTAAATGTAGTATGATTGCCATTACCATATTACTGAATCAAATCCTAaccaattgaaaaaatgatctAGAGATATGTTAAAACTCAAGGCATTAAtgcaaataaatatatcaagTAATGGTAAAACTGTAGAATGTAATgtaaattttctgaaaatgaaCTCATTTTTCTAACAGAATTATTCTACGAACtatgaattaaataatgaaCTGTTTTATATAATCATCTCGGATTGTTTACGACCgataaattaatattcaaactTCATGGAATGAATGCTTTCATCTCTTTTTATCAGCGATTTTTATGTGCATATGTATATTActaattaatataaatcatttatcTGCTGATTAATACGCAAAACTTTGTAACTAAGTTCTCATTACGTCAGAAAAGTATCTAATCTACCTACACATGTCTGATATGTATGGACTAACTCAAggttattcattataaattaccTTACcctttatacaaaaaattgtatggttagggtgaattttattaaaatgctatTGAAAGTAGAgtgtcatgcaaaaaattttattattttcaaaccggctaaatttttttctaatttaatcgAGAATGTATGAAAGATTTGATCCTGTTGATTGAAATTTAGTTAGGACTACTAAAAGCTAACTTTTTTTTCCAAAGTAAGATAAACTTGTTCAACCATGAATATTGAGAAAACGGAGAATACTAAAAAATAAGGCATAAGACTTAAAACATCGATGccagaaatagaatttttttaaacaccgtGGTAAAAGTTCTAAACGCACAAAGACATCAATAAAGCCTATGTCACCAACGTAGGGACGGAAACTATAGAGAtatatcgaaggcttttgacagaGTTTACATGCCTCACGTATCGACTGGCTTAGTAACTTTTTCAAAGACCAATCCATCCAAGTCGCTATCGATGAACACACCTCCGAAAGGTTTGAGTTCAACGTTGGTGTTTCTTGTACATCAACATCGGAAAAACTGCAAATCCGATCTGTACCTTCTTTGACGCTAGCACATTAATGTCGTCGTTCAAATCAACTGTTCCAATAGTCGGTTAAGACCTAAATCCGTAGGCAGTAATATATCCCCACCATCAAtaccaattttgaaaacattttgaagtGGGGCGGAAACAATCTGATTGAGATTAATGTAGCAAAGACCCAAGCTGTTGTTTTCACTAAGAAAGCTGACAATGCGGCttaggatttggtcctgtctagatataaaatatcactatttCCGCAATTTTGCCTGTTGGGTGTTAAGATTgggagcaatatgtcctggcatagtcacgtggccgaattagctaaggcaACTTCAAAAAAACTCGTAGCGATCTTTAGGACCAAAAATCTACATACTCCGCAACAGCTTTTAATCCTCTACAACATCTAAATTCAAGCAATTTTGGAGTTCGGCTCACAAGCATATCCTGAGGATTCTCTactcaatacagaagaaagcagttcgacttataggcgatccagagttgaccagaaacttggacaacttagagcatagaagaaataTCGCCGATCTGACTCTGTtctaccgatactaccacggcaagtgctcttccgagctgtttAACATAATAATACCTAGAACAATATCTGAAAGACCTATATAACAGGCAGGAGTGGCGAATCAACACCGAATTCACCTGCAGACCTCAATGGCGTtaatttatcgggactcctttATTTGGAGAAGTGCAAATCTATGGAATCAACTACCAGTTCCAGATTAATGTCTACAGGCATCCCCACACGGCAACCACTACTCTAATTACTCGAGTGTGATAGGGTTTACCCTCCtgtgcttgctttttaaaaaaactttgaaggAGTGGATGTAAATACAAAGTATATTGACAGTATATCGACcaggattgaaaataaatgcaaTTCATGAACCAACTTATTAATTTGAATCTCTATAGTATGTTTCGTGGGATAAGGATTCGTGGTTTTAACAAACTATGATGtactgaattttcataataatatattttggattattatCGAATATCAgattaaatattacaaataaaagaaattcatAATCTCCTATAACCGTTGAGTAAAGGGTGTTTTATGTGGTTATAATTGTgtatataatgataaaaagatACATCGACAAAGATTAATGAACATTCACGTTTTACAAAGCTGATATCTATTACGTTGTTCCAAATTTTTCAGATTTCACCCCACAAAAAAAAGTAcatcaatatataatataataatatgataaaCAAGGTGAGCTTGTATGTAAATAGGTTCAATCCTTTTTTTCTGATTTCGAAAGTAGTAGCATCAGTTTTATAATTGTTGACTAGGCGGTAAATTGCTtttaacataattatttttactgttTAAGTAACGAATGTGTGTGTTTTTAAAGATCCGTAatcaaagataaattttttatggtaattataatcgataataaaatataaggaCTATTTGAAATATGTCTTTGTATCGGTGATAATTCAAAGTGACCTTTGACATAATTAATTTATACGTAgaaataaaactagttttataGAATAGAAATAAGAGATATGATTACTGAACTAAACAACAAAAATGATACGTGTGACCTAACCTTTAGtctaaaatgtttatatgaCGTTAACGAACCATGAACACAAAACGTACTACAcgaaaacctaacctaatcaaataTCCTAGATCAGCAGAAAAATAAATcctaaatatcataaaaatccCAAAACCCCTACTGCCATTTTCTGAGGATGGAAATTTTTTGTATCGTTGCGAAAATAATATCATTCTAgattaaattacataaaatctAGTTTGtataaataaccaaaaaaccctgaaaaaataagaaattatctCATCCCAAAATATGCATAGTACAAACTACCCATTTTAGGTGAACGTCTCAAGAATTTTGTTCCACTCTGTATATTCTTTGTTCAAGGATTTTagtatatatatgaaaatattatagagCGACGCTGTGTTATGAAAATTAACCTgcataatatataaaacaatacaaTGATCAGTTGTATTTGATCCATTATAGAAAATGGTTGATTACCGAGATGGTAGTGATTCTGGGCAAAATGCCACTTCAGAAGATTTAGTTCATGATTGGAAAGATGTTACAGTTAAGGACGTTTATTCTCAGGATATTAAGAAAAAGTCCGATTCGGCTTTTCTCTGTTTTTCTGCACTTACAGGTATGCTCTGGTTGTACAACTTTTATCAACAATATGAATTCTCaagaaaaaaagtaattttaaaaatatttcatttgccAATTTTAACAAGAAATTCCActagtttattaatattttaattcagcTTACCAGTTTTATTcgtgttattttatattttgcaaaattttgtAACCAACTCATTTATACATACATTCACGTTTTAAGATAAATTAGTAATAAAGATAGTTTATGTATTgcgaaaatattaaaaaaaatttattagaaaagctactgaaaaaacaatatttgaaaaatgattatccttaaatatttgaaatatttataacacaataagaaataattgatttataatcgattaacaatcaaaacagatccataaacatgaaaatattatataatatctaGCTGCGAGCATGTACGGGAATTATTTCAAGTAGTTACCGAATTTTTTGCTGAATATGAAATCGGAATAATGACTGAAATTATCAATTAAGTTTCACCTATTAATTATGATGCTGTTCACATTAATAGAATATTGAATTAGGTTATTATTTTGGTTGTGGTACATAGTTGTAGGTcctgtttgttattttttttgtgagtcatttcatgaatttttaaaaataatattccgATATTCGATACTTCGTTGTTAAAATGAGTAATAATACATCGCATTCTACTCATATCTCTATAAGTCTTGCCCCCCCCCTggttatttaaagaaaaaatatttttaaattcataaaatgtgaTCAATCTTATATTTTAGTGTAGTAACAATATATgtgaagcaaaaaaattttaatttaggtagccaagaatatacagaaaaccaagtaacaaaaaatgtgcaaaatagtgtgaaaatttttattttgacaaaaaagatataatgtaataaaaaaacaatttaatagtACGTATGACCGCCTCTTCTTGCAATCAATTGGCCAAAGCGTCTTGGCATCCCTCGAATCAAGTTAACGATAACATGGTCAGCCATATTGTCCCACTCTTCTTCAACGGCAGCAGTCAAGTCTTGAAGGGTTACAGGTGGGTTTTCTCTATTGGATATTGCTCTGCCAATATAATCCCACACATGTCTGGTGAATTTGTTGGCCAATTCAGTCTTTGGATATCTCATTCCTCTAGGATGCTTTGTACCATTTCCGTGCAATGTGGTCTGGCTCCATATTCATTGCGTAAGTGCTGATCTGTCGGTTTTATAATGTTTTCGGCGTATATGGTACCTGTCATTGTTCGCTCAATGACAATAAGTGGTGTACGGCGACCATACATTATACCCCCTAAATATTACGGATCCGCCATGATAAGGAACAACATCTCTGTTAAAATTGAGTCGTTCCTGTATACTTGGACCTCTCTAGACCCTTTCCCGCTGACTATCATGTGGAAACTAAATCGGGACTCGGCGGAAAAAAGAACGTTACGCCATTGTGTAAAACCCAATCCCTGTGCTTTTGAACCCATTGGAGACAGGCAGTTATATGACGTCGTGAAAGTTTAGGCACCCTTAAAGGTCTTCCTGTCTTTAGATTTAATGAATGTAATCTACTTCTGATGGTACTTCTCGAAACTGCTCTTCGGTATGTTAGCAAAAAGTGACTTCGTGTCTTCGAACCACCGATACCGTTATAAATCAGTTCATTAGAATGAAATTAGCTATGTAACGGTCTCCTCTTTTTGATGTAATAGGCAATGTGGTGATTAGATAAACCTTCTTGATGTAATGTCACTATTCTTGCTCGAGCAAACTCAAAAATCAAATTACCCGgcattttcaacaaaacttATGTAAACTCGCTGTCAAGTTAAATCATTAAATTTgatttcttttacaaaaattcatatatttacggacgaaaatattttgttacgtttttatttttaagataaggtgtcacaaaacaaaaaaaatgggCTCTACATATAGGCAAACTTAAAAGTTCACAAAGGGGGCCAAGACTTTTGGAGATGTGtgtataattatttcttttacttgtgaaaatatgtaaaaattcttattgtataactagtatttttattttcagctaATGTACTACTCTTcgtttgttcaaattttcacgTATGGTCGTCTCCTGTCATACCAAAGTTGAAATCTAATAGTAGTGAGATTAATCCATTAGGCAGACCCATAACTACTATGGAAACATCAATGCTGGCTGGTTTACCATTTCTAATAGGATTAGTTGGTTCAATCTTCATAGGAGCTATATCAGATTTAATTGGTAGAAAGAGAGCCATGGTATATAGCGcagtatttatattattagcAAGTTCCGTGATTATATTCAGTAACAACATATATGCGTACATAATAGCGAGATGTGGAATATTTATCGCATATTCTGCCACCCTGGTATTATTGCCAATTTATCTCACAGAAATTTGTGAGGATCACAATAGAGCTAAATATGGTTGTTTGATGGGTATCAGTCTACCAGGTGGACATCTCTTCAGTTATGCAATTGGATCAATAACAACTATACCGATTTATACCTCAATTTGTGTAGCTCCAATATTACCATTTTTAGTAGCATTCGGTATATTTGCACCGGAAACTCCAGCTTTTCTAATTGCTAAAGGACAAACAGAACTGGCTATAAAAACACTTGAAAAGCTTAGATATAATAATACACCTCAAGATATTGAAAGAGAATACGAAAAGATCAAAGAAAGTTATAATATTAGGAAAAACGCTAGCAAATTTACTCTGATAAAGTTCTTGACGTCAAAAGTCACTAGAAAGGCTCTAGTATTAGCTCTATTACCTCTATTGGTTCAAAATTTTTCAGGCGTTACTGTAATTATGCAGTTCATGGCACCCATTTTCAATGAAGCAGGTAATActtattaaatacaaatttatttgacCTATAACAAATCGCCGAAAGAAACTACCTTAAAATATCTGTAGTGATATCCCGCTATCCATTCTTATTCTATGAATATTGTTGTTATCAGTTTTATTGATGATCAGTTAGAGATTActgaagtagaaaaataaatctaCTAGAACTAGAAACTAGAGGGTGTTAAGTAACAGGTAGCGCGCTTTGCTACCAAACTTGAATCTTAGGCAAATAGTAGTCAAGGCGTTTTCAGGCCGACTTTGTACTTGAACTTTGTAGATTAACAGGAAATGTATGCAAACATTTTTAGATCAGAAAGTCGTCTTTTTTCCTCATAGTAACAATTCATGAAATGTGAGGTTTGTTATTTTGCCTTCAatttatttggtaataaatttgagATGATCTGTTCAGCAGGTGGTGTCCGAAACACCTTGACATCTTAATCAttgaacatttaaaatattttttaactttaaatagGTATGAATTCGGTTACTTTCgtcacaaaaataaacaaacagtGATTATCACGAAAACTATTTTATAGGCAATAAGATGCTAATGAAAATTAGTTATGCATTATAAAAGTTTCTTAATTTATGATAATACGTATCGcgttattgtaaaatattgtatgtataCCTTGAAGTAGCAACATATTTTTGAACTTAACGCTTGTTGGCCTCGGCCAAAAATTTACATTGTATCCCggaaatatatttgtttcttttactAGATATACTACTATTAttgctataataaaaatatataaatagaaccTATTTGTAACAAAATACCTTTTATTTTTCAGGTACAGTTTTATCAGGAAACACAATTTCAGTAATAGCAGGATCTATTAAAGTTATAACATTTTTCACTATTGCTATGTTTGTGGAAAAAGTGGGAAGAAGACGTCCTTTGTTAATATCCGGTTATGGAACAGGAGTTACCATCTTCTttcttggattatttttttactggAGGTATACAAAGTGGGCGCATGTGAATCAAGTTCTATGGTTACCATTATTATGTCTTGTTCTAAATTTGTTGTTATATTCCGGTGGTTTGGGACCCATTCCTATGGCCATCATGAGCCAACTATTCACTACTAATGTAAGATCTATTGCCATATCTGTTATCGTTACAATCAATGGAATCCtcattttcttgttaaatttcCTTTTTCCCATAATAAGTAACAAATTCGGCGTTCATGTTTGTTTATGGTTATTCACTTTTTGCTGTATGGTAGGTACTACTTTAATCCATTTTTTCTTGCCAGAAACAAAAGGAAGGAGTATCCTTCAAATTCAAGAATTACTAGGAAAATAGGATAGCCAATACATTTATTGTACACACTGtttacaaaacattttatttttgtattatttaactTTTACAAATAAGACATTGGAGGACAAAAAAACTAGTTGTTTAGTATTTCTTTCGAAGAAACATCCACTTCTCCCATCTTCCAGTACTCCTAATcccaaaaataaatagaagtcgaaaaatttcaatattctaaTTAATTCATATTTCGTGAAAAATATGCACCCCACAAAAATTGTCGCatcactaattattttttaaatattttaaatgtgttgcctgtttaacgaatttttttattgttattacgATCAAAAACACCGATAGATATATACGCCTTTTgtaacatttattatatatcagAGGATTTACAAAAAGATagggaatataaaaaaaattctacaaaacatctatacaaaaaaatgaacggtgcttaaactaaaaccagccaatgaatttctaatagcgcTTGGTGCCGCCCTTCGCTCTAATTACAacttccattcgtcttggaaggcttctaaacaggttctggacgtatccttgcggcatgttttcccagttaaaaattaaaaagaacattttgaagatcatctagtgttcttattggtgccggatgttgctcaatttgccatcctagatggtcccagacatgctctattgggttaaggtccgggctacgtgtgggccaattcagggtgggcatttcgacctcttctaagtactgtcGAACAACTCCAGCAGCGAGTGGACGGGTATTATCATGCtttagcacagagttgtcaccgatatgaggcatatagtcttccatcattcactggtactaactccgtgcgaccctcgaaagaaattcctccccaaactatgatagagccaccaccaaagctttcagtttgacaaaaacTAACCTGATACTGCCGTTCACCACGCcgcctatatactggtacacgcctatctgatgaatacagacaaaatcctgattcatccgtgaataaaatattggaccaatcttgaatattccaatttgcgtgttatcgagcaaattccaatcttgctactcgatgttctttggtaagacgtggacctctagctggcactctgtttgtaggcttattcggacaCTACCGAGTTTGCAGTcttcgagcggtggtatgcctaattcttaacgccgttaacctcaaataacgaaGTAACCCTTCCGCGGCcttgtccgggtcttctggttagctgccctgtttcttggtatcgaataacaactctggatatggtgctttgttgaactccaattaccccgacgacgtatctttgactgcggccatcttgtatgagcgcgatgattctagcggcttcttcattcgtcacatgtgTCGTTAAACGTTGAGGCATATCCattattaacgaaataaattcaaattttcactttacAATAACACTATTTGCTTAAAAAGTTATCGATttcaatgcattctccaagacagaaatgatttttgtttccaaaaaaatttgtaagaaattgtgttTGTAGGTATAAAATAGGCCAATATTAAaagtgtataaataatattaataattggcATTGTCAATTTTTTAGCAGTAccgaattattaaaaaattatgtttttgtgttAGTTCGTGTCTAAAACATAGGAGATACCGTGATTTCAAGTTATAAAGTCAGATACCAATCTGCGAATTTATATTTAGGGTTTTGCATGTTTCAAGTTCATTATCATCTATCGATTCGATACGATACGATTTAAACATGACTCTTGCTATCCGGAACACATACGAGGTGTGGTTACGAATTAACGAGATCGCTGTAATAGTATATTAGGTAACAAGACTTGTAAGTAACCCATTACGCACgaagtgaataattttatgcaaaaatttCACTACAGTGCGGAATGGGCTTACAACTCGTGTAACttattatactttttctacgcccattcaTGCATGCTGAttaagaaaacgtgtcctatTGTAAAGCATAATGTGCTGactacatttaggggcatcactcttAAATCCTAAATACATCTCGCTAATGctaaatgtttttatgttttttaattgactgaatttgtgtaaatagaccaaataaagtcttgcgcaaataaaaatttgattgtaatttaattaaaccaaaAAGTTTTCTTCTGAAAACGCACGtgtatgttattgttaaatgtcatttataaGGAATGTCgacagtgcgatttttgacgtttacagacataggcgtagaaaaaatgttttattctgaattcataaatttttagtCATTATACCATAACAATGCAACATCCTAACTAATGTTTAAAATAGTATTTAATCACCCTCTTCAAGATGCATGCCGCTTTCTCTTTTACAACCTTGTCAAATTCTTATATTCCTTCGAAAGCAAATTTTTCATCAGAAAACAGAAGTCGCGCATCTCAAAATGCCCCAAATAATGCAGATAGTCGATACTCGGATGTTGAACTTTGAcgttacaaattataaaaaacaacagCTAACCTCGAGTggtcataaaattatattattttacaatcttgtaaaaataagtttttgagtCGAAGGAAAATTGAgttcttaaaaaataatgacTAACAAGAAAAGTTTTTCCAAATATCCTAGTCTTTTACCATTAACTCCTAAAAGGATTAGCACTGTCTTAATACTCGTTAATTTAATTCGTACGTAATTAAATGAAACTAGTATCCCCTAACGATATTTTATTGTGGGCTTCTTAACTCGTAGGTTATCAACCACAAAGTCtgcaaagaaaataaaacaaatgagcTAACCTAAGTACGCTGAATAAATCGGCAGTATCGGTATCCCCAAGAGCGTTTTCAAATACTCAACCCTGTCCTAAGCACGGTTCAAAGCAAAGATAGTGGAGAAAGATTACTCAACCAGAAATATATAACTAATAAATAGCTCACAATTTAATACATCTGGTATAAACAGGAAACAAGTAGGCTAGCATCGAGGTCTAAGAAAGCAGAATCGACTAGCGatcaaaattttgtgttaaaaacAATACAGAATGATAACTATGATCGGGGACTAAATTTGAAGCTATTATCGACTTTAAAA is from Diorhabda carinulata isolate Delta chromosome 1, icDioCari1.1, whole genome shotgun sequence and encodes:
- the LOC130893596 gene encoding facilitated trehalose transporter Tret1-2 homolog, producing the protein MVDYRDGSDSGQNATSEDLVHDWKDVTVKDVYSQDIKKKSDSAFLCFSALTANVLLFVCSNFHVWSSPVIPKLKSNSSEINPLGRPITTMETSMLAGLPFLIGLVGSIFIGAISDLIGRKRAMVYSAVFILLASSVIIFSNNIYAYIIARCGIFIAYSATLVLLPIYLTEICEDHNRAKYGCLMGISLPGGHLFSYAIGSITTIPIYTSICVAPILPFLVAFGIFAPETPAFLIAKGQTELAIKTLEKLRYNNTPQDIEREYEKIKESYNIRKNASKFTLIKFLTSKVTRKALVLALLPLLVQNFSGVTVIMQFMAPIFNEAGTVLSGNTISVIAGSIKVITFFTIAMFVEKVGRRRPLLISGYGTGVTIFFLGLFFYWRYTKWAHVNQVLWLPLLCLVLNLLLYSGGLGPIPMAIMSQLFTTNVRSIAISVIVTINGILIFLLNFLFPIISNKFGVHVCLWLFTFCCMVGTTLIHFFLPETKGRSILQIQELLGK